A region from the Desulfomarina profundi genome encodes:
- a CDS encoding helix-turn-helix transcriptional regulator has translation MNIGTLIRKCRKDRKLTLKKVAEKALISEGFLSQVENDVSSPSVDTLIRICQAIGVNAGDIISQVSEQQNVVLIKRSEWDDIDLSHTGFVTRRFFPPEYRSVIDSSVLVIEPGKSIPARKNIKNSQEVLCVLKGSIDFILCGEILHMVEGDAVHFWSKPENQKITNNSGRRSFVLWVGTL, from the coding sequence ATGAATATCGGTACGTTAATAAGGAAATGTAGAAAAGACCGAAAACTGACTTTGAAAAAAGTTGCTGAAAAGGCATTGATTTCAGAAGGTTTTCTGAGTCAGGTGGAGAATGATGTCAGCTCGCCGTCGGTGGATACTCTTATCCGTATCTGCCAGGCAATCGGTGTCAATGCGGGAGATATTATTTCCCAGGTGAGTGAACAACAGAATGTTGTGCTGATTAAAAGATCGGAATGGGATGATATAGACCTGTCCCATACCGGTTTTGTCACCCGCAGGTTTTTTCCACCGGAATACAGGTCGGTGATCGATTCATCGGTGCTTGTTATTGAGCCGGGAAAATCGATTCCGGCCAGGAAAAATATAAAGAACAGCCAGGAAGTACTCTGTGTGCTGAAAGGTTCAATTGATTTTATTTTATGCGGTGAGATTCTTCATATGGTTGAGGGAGATGCCGTGCATTTCTGGTCAAAGCCGGAAAATCAGAAAATAACCAATAACAGCGGTAGGCGAAGTTTTGTGCTGTGGGTGGGGACGCTTTAA
- a CDS encoding cob(I)yrinic acid a,c-diamide adenosyltransferase, whose product MDEQITVTKFEPVKKQGLIVVITGNGKGKTTSALGMALRGCGHEMKTTVVQFMKGDLYSGEWDGVRLLAPLVKLYHTGKGFCGIEGNPYPHPEHRRNAQEAIELAGEIIRSGDCDILILDEINNSLQLKLVDLEQVKEIIAIRPPRMHLILTGRDAHPDIICLADTVSEIREIKHAYRNDIEPQPGIDF is encoded by the coding sequence ATGGATGAGCAAATTACAGTCACAAAATTTGAACCCGTAAAAAAACAGGGTCTTATCGTTGTAATCACAGGTAACGGTAAGGGAAAGACAACTTCGGCCCTAGGTATGGCCCTGCGTGGATGCGGGCATGAAATGAAAACCACTGTTGTTCAATTTATGAAAGGTGATCTCTACTCGGGAGAGTGGGACGGTGTCAGGCTGCTGGCACCTCTGGTAAAACTGTATCACACGGGCAAAGGGTTCTGTGGTATTGAAGGAAATCCCTACCCCCATCCTGAGCATCGAAGGAATGCCCAGGAGGCCATTGAACTCGCCGGGGAAATTATCAGGTCCGGTGATTGTGATATCCTGATTTTAGATGAAATTAACAACAGCCTGCAGCTGAAGCTGGTCGATCTGGAACAGGTGAAGGAAATCATAGCCATTCGTCCACCCCGTATGCATTTGATACTCACTGGCAGAGATGCGCATCCTGATATTATTTGCCTGGCCGATACGGTGAGTGAAATACGGGAAATTAAACACGCTTACAGAAATGATATCGAACCCCAGCCGGGTATTGATTTCTGA
- a CDS encoding MFS transporter, whose amino-acid sequence MREPLEKDELSENLKNREISVGHQILVMALVKLLLNTARRFIYPFAPALGRGLDVPLSAITSLIAASQFNSILGIFSGPVADRLGYRTTMGYGLIFLVVGMLVSGIFPVYWIVFIGFLTASFGKTIFDPAIQALIGRNIPFGKRGRAIGIVEMSWSGAALAGIPLVGFVLDRWGISVSFYCFAGFGALAWIGMMRFIPPDENNGRYAGQVTLISSLRQLVRIRPALGMIGFGFWISIANDALFVTYGAWFEHAFHISLVALGFSTAAIGAAELCGESLAALFADRIGLKRATVIALVLAILFYFLLPIVGGKLPFALAGMFMVFLCFEFTMICGFSLCTEVLPHARATMMAGFYATAGVGRMIGVFIGAFMWKTGGIFAVTWSAAGFTCIGLLCLFFGLYSWGDQNCCKNNKQHPFI is encoded by the coding sequence TTGAGAGAACCATTGGAAAAAGATGAATTGTCGGAAAACCTGAAAAATAGAGAAATCTCTGTCGGTCACCAGATACTGGTGATGGCCCTGGTAAAACTCCTGCTCAATACTGCCCGCAGATTTATTTATCCGTTTGCACCGGCCCTCGGCCGGGGGCTTGATGTCCCTCTTTCTGCCATCACATCGCTTATTGCTGCCAGCCAGTTTAATTCGATTCTTGGTATCTTTTCCGGCCCTGTTGCTGATCGACTGGGATACAGAACAACAATGGGGTATGGTCTTATCTTTCTGGTTGTCGGCATGTTGGTTTCCGGTATTTTTCCGGTCTATTGGATTGTCTTTATCGGTTTTTTGACAGCCAGTTTTGGCAAGACAATTTTTGACCCGGCAATTCAGGCTCTTATCGGTCGTAATATCCCATTTGGCAAGAGAGGGAGGGCAATAGGTATCGTGGAAATGTCCTGGTCGGGGGCAGCGTTGGCAGGTATTCCACTGGTTGGATTTGTTTTGGACCGGTGGGGAATCAGTGTTTCCTTTTACTGTTTTGCCGGTTTTGGGGCATTGGCGTGGATTGGTATGATGCGATTTATTCCGCCGGATGAAAACAATGGGAGATATGCTGGACAAGTAACCCTGATTTCTTCACTTAGACAGCTTGTTCGGATTCGACCGGCCCTTGGAATGATTGGTTTTGGTTTCTGGATTTCCATTGCCAATGATGCTCTTTTTGTAACCTATGGGGCCTGGTTTGAACATGCTTTTCATATTTCTTTAGTTGCTCTCGGATTCAGTACAGCCGCGATTGGGGCAGCTGAACTGTGCGGCGAATCCCTCGCGGCCCTGTTTGCCGACCGGATCGGTCTGAAACGGGCGACTGTTATTGCTCTGGTTCTTGCAATTCTGTTCTATTTTTTACTGCCGATAGTGGGGGGAAAACTGCCCTTTGCACTGGCCGGTATGTTTATGGTTTTCCTGTGCTTTGAATTTACCATGATCTGTGGTTTTTCCCTCTGTACCGAGGTGTTACCCCATGCCAGGGCCACTATGATGGCCGGGTTCTACGCCACGGCCGGAGTCGGGCGGATGATTGGGGTTTTTATTGGTGCTTTTATGTGGAAAACAGGGGGTATTTTTGCTGTGACATGGAGTGCTGCCGGTTTTACCTGCATCGGTCTGCTTTGCCTTTTTTTTGGGCTGTATTCCTGGGGAGACCAGAATTGTTGTAAAAATAATAAGCAGCACCCTTTTATCTGA